In Streptomyces sp. NBC_01439, the following are encoded in one genomic region:
- a CDS encoding ACP S-malonyltransferase — protein sequence MTSGLRAETAIVFPGMGASTFSEVGKFMLINPAARRLTARADEVLGYSLIDRFRDDEDDYSEAAQVAFMVNCLASADWAERTLGLVPEVCTGPSFGEKVLSAYSGALSFEDAVRMTAGVARCMADYFTTDHQDVVTHSFLRTPQDRLQQIFAEFEERGEFHEVSCYIDHDFHMVSMREHSLEWFRPRLRELGGMSLYTMRPPVHCSAFGSLRARAESEVFSSLTFHDPRLPVVADQDGTVLTTADEIRTMLLDSFVTPMRWPAVVASLRTLGVTKACVSGPDALFGRVPLTRNSFEVVPASPAVAMRPRSRSKAAA from the coding sequence ATGACCTCCGGGCTCCGGGCCGAAACCGCGATCGTCTTCCCCGGAATGGGAGCCTCCACCTTTTCCGAGGTGGGGAAGTTCATGCTGATCAACCCGGCCGCACGGCGGCTCACGGCGCGGGCGGACGAGGTGCTCGGCTACTCGCTGATCGACCGGTTCCGCGACGACGAGGACGACTACTCGGAGGCCGCGCAGGTCGCGTTCATGGTGAACTGCCTGGCCTCCGCCGATTGGGCCGAACGGACCCTGGGCCTGGTGCCCGAGGTCTGCACCGGGCCGAGCTTCGGCGAGAAGGTGCTGAGCGCGTACTCCGGTGCACTGTCCTTCGAGGACGCGGTCCGCATGACGGCCGGCGTCGCCCGCTGCATGGCGGACTACTTCACCACCGACCACCAGGACGTGGTGACGCACTCCTTCCTGCGCACCCCGCAGGACAGACTGCAGCAGATCTTCGCCGAGTTCGAGGAGCGCGGCGAGTTCCACGAGGTCTCGTGCTACATCGATCACGACTTCCACATGGTGTCGATGCGCGAGCACAGCCTCGAATGGTTCCGCCCTCGGCTGCGCGAACTCGGCGGGATGTCGCTCTACACGATGCGCCCGCCCGTGCACTGCTCGGCCTTCGGCTCGCTGCGGGCCAGGGCAGAGTCGGAGGTCTTCTCCTCGCTGACCTTCCACGACCCGCGGCTCCCGGTCGTGGCCGATCAGGACGGCACCGTCCTGACCACCGCCGACGAGATCCGCACCATGCTGTTGGACAGCTTCGTCACGCCGATGCGGTGGCCCGCGGTCGTGGCCTCGCTGCGCACCCTGGGCGTGACGAAGGCGTGCGTATCGGGCCCGGACGCCCTGTTCGGCCGGGTGCCCCTGACCCGCAACAGCTTCGAGGTCGTACCCGCCAGCCCGGCCGTCGCGATGCGGCCGCGCAGCCGCTCGAAGGCCGCGGCCTGA
- a CDS encoding proline iminopeptidase-family hydrolase → MSRAPSAKGTVSFKEYKTWYRVTGHLHGGRPPIVVLHGGPGSTHDYMLALCELAAQGWPVIHYDQIGNGGSTHLPDRGPDFWTVQLFQDELNNLLRKLGVDQDYVLFGHSWGGLLGAAHAAEGPAGLRGLVIANSPASYGLWLGAMDVLRAELPVDVQGTLLRHEAAGSTDSEEYLAAMRVFYDKHVCRVVPWPRDFVASFMEIYDDPTVYYTMNGPNEFHVIGTLKDWSVVDQLDRIDVPTLLLTGRHDEATPETVQPYFDRIPDVRWEILENSSHLPHLEEPERFNEVLLGYLDTLLEGERG, encoded by the coding sequence ATGTCCAGAGCGCCGAGCGCCAAAGGAACCGTTTCTTTCAAAGAATACAAAACCTGGTACCGAGTAACGGGCCATCTCCACGGGGGACGCCCGCCCATAGTGGTGCTGCACGGCGGTCCCGGCAGTACGCACGACTACATGCTCGCGTTGTGCGAACTGGCCGCCCAGGGCTGGCCGGTGATCCACTACGACCAGATCGGCAACGGCGGGTCCACCCACCTGCCCGACCGTGGACCGGACTTCTGGACGGTCCAGCTCTTCCAGGACGAGCTGAACAACCTCCTGCGCAAGCTGGGGGTCGACCAGGACTACGTGCTGTTCGGGCACTCCTGGGGAGGCCTGCTCGGGGCGGCGCACGCTGCGGAGGGGCCCGCCGGCCTGCGCGGCCTGGTGATCGCCAACTCCCCCGCCTCGTACGGACTCTGGCTGGGGGCGATGGACGTACTGCGCGCCGAACTGCCGGTGGACGTCCAGGGGACGCTGCTGCGGCACGAGGCGGCCGGCAGTACGGACAGCGAGGAATACCTCGCCGCCATGCGGGTCTTCTACGACAAGCACGTGTGCCGGGTCGTGCCCTGGCCCCGTGACTTCGTCGCGTCCTTCATGGAGATCTACGACGACCCGACCGTCTATTACACGATGAACGGCCCGAACGAGTTCCATGTGATCGGGACGCTCAAGGACTGGTCGGTCGTCGACCAACTCGACCGGATCGACGTCCCCACGCTGCTGCTCACCGGCCGCCACGACGAGGCGACTCCGGAGACCGTACAGCCCTACTTCGACCGGATTCCCGACGTGCGGTGGGAAATCCTGGAGAACTCCAGCCACCTGCCGCACCTGGAAGAACCCGAGCGCTTCAACGAAGTGCTGCTCGGATACCTCGACACACTCCTGGAAGGAGAGCGCGGATGA
- a CDS encoding acyl carrier protein: MWDDKFEDMVRGYLPFFGDDEAFTSDIELRDLGLDSLGTVELLAQLENAYDVRFQDDALSLETFRTPGVLWKALSGLLQPAA, encoded by the coding sequence GTGTGGGACGACAAGTTCGAAGACATGGTCCGCGGCTACCTGCCCTTCTTCGGCGACGACGAGGCGTTCACCAGCGACATCGAGCTGCGTGACCTCGGCCTGGACTCGCTGGGTACCGTCGAGCTGCTCGCCCAGCTGGAGAACGCCTACGACGTCCGCTTCCAGGACGACGCCCTGAGCCTGGAGACCTTCCGGACGCCCGGCGTCCTGTGGAAGGCGCTCTCCGGCCTGCTCCAGCCGGCTGCCTGA
- a CDS encoding cobalamin B12-binding domain-containing protein, with translation MSELATLSGGTTDTSTGPGLPGRPRQTVVVSGLSSDAHTWNLVFLQLLIEELGYDVVNLGPTVPDELLGSEIREHDPALVVISSVNGHGYQDGLRVIKKLREAEALIRTPMVIGGKLGISGGEDAAHIEELLAAGFDAVFEDGRTEIGSFERFIGALPQRVLS, from the coding sequence ATGAGCGAGCTGGCAACCCTTTCCGGTGGCACGACCGACACCTCCACCGGCCCCGGCCTACCCGGTCGTCCGCGGCAGACCGTCGTGGTCAGCGGGCTCTCCTCCGACGCGCACACCTGGAACCTGGTCTTCCTCCAGCTGCTCATCGAGGAACTCGGCTACGACGTCGTCAACCTGGGACCGACCGTCCCCGACGAGCTGCTGGGGTCCGAGATCCGCGAGCACGACCCGGCGCTGGTGGTGATCAGCAGCGTCAACGGACACGGATACCAGGACGGGCTGCGCGTCATCAAGAAGCTGCGCGAGGCCGAGGCCCTGATCCGCACCCCGATGGTGATCGGCGGCAAGCTCGGCATCTCCGGCGGCGAGGACGCCGCGCACATCGAGGAACTCCTCGCCGCCGGCTTCGACGCGGTCTTCGAGGACGGTAGGACCGAAATCGGGTCCTTCGAGCGGTTCATCGGCGCACTCCCGCAGAGAGTCCTTTCGTGA
- a CDS encoding AMP-binding protein codes for MHELLTEAVADSAQSRAVSDDTGTWTYAELDAHAHAFADWLAEQGLVPGDRLVVQLPTTRELVAMFYGASRSGVVFVPLNPGMKTFHLAPVLENSEPALVIVTADAEETVRDLTPALVREYGAAWTEVEKHAEIDARPPAAEISADDPAVLVYTSGSTAAPKAVICPHAQITFVSEALEGVIGYRPDDVVFCRFPISWDYGLYKVLLSTIGRSEIVLADGASDLVLLRRIRESGATIVPIVPSLAAMILRLAEREENPAPTVRMFSNTGAALPQTTIDALRAKFPGSRVVRQYGQTESKRITVMPPEQEKERPDSVGRAVPGTQVLILDADGAPLPAGETGEIVAVGPHVMPGYWRNPELSAKTFRPGPDDGALRLHTGDYGWLDEDGYLYFDGRRDDMFKRKGVRMSTTEIESAAADIHGVRAAVVLPPTDERDLVLFVEADRAKHEILRELTFRLEAQKVPSVCHVLDAIPLTPNGKNDKKELARLLEETSK; via the coding sequence GTGCACGAACTGCTGACGGAAGCAGTTGCCGATTCCGCGCAGTCCCGGGCGGTCAGCGACGACACCGGAACGTGGACGTACGCGGAACTCGACGCCCACGCACACGCCTTCGCCGACTGGCTGGCGGAACAGGGGCTGGTCCCCGGCGACCGGCTCGTGGTCCAGCTGCCCACCACCCGTGAGCTCGTCGCGATGTTCTACGGCGCCAGCCGCAGCGGGGTCGTCTTCGTGCCGCTCAACCCGGGCATGAAGACCTTCCACCTCGCCCCGGTCCTGGAGAACTCCGAGCCGGCCCTGGTCATCGTCACCGCCGACGCCGAGGAGACCGTGCGCGACCTCACCCCGGCCCTCGTGCGGGAGTACGGCGCCGCCTGGACCGAGGTCGAGAAGCACGCCGAGATCGACGCCCGCCCGCCGGCCGCAGAGATCTCCGCCGACGACCCCGCGGTCCTCGTCTACACCTCCGGCAGCACCGCCGCCCCGAAGGCCGTGATCTGCCCGCACGCCCAGATCACCTTCGTCTCCGAGGCGCTCGAGGGCGTCATCGGATACCGGCCCGACGACGTGGTCTTCTGCCGCTTCCCGATCTCCTGGGACTACGGCCTGTACAAGGTGCTGCTGTCCACCATCGGCCGCTCCGAGATCGTGCTGGCCGACGGCGCGTCCGACCTGGTGCTGCTGCGCCGCATCCGCGAGAGCGGCGCCACCATCGTGCCGATCGTGCCCTCGCTGGCCGCCATGATCCTCCGGCTCGCGGAGCGCGAGGAGAACCCGGCACCCACCGTGCGGATGTTCAGCAACACCGGTGCGGCTCTGCCGCAAACCACCATCGACGCGCTGCGCGCCAAGTTCCCCGGCTCCCGAGTGGTCCGCCAGTACGGGCAGACCGAATCCAAGCGCATCACCGTCATGCCGCCCGAGCAGGAGAAGGAACGCCCCGACTCCGTGGGCCGCGCGGTTCCCGGCACCCAGGTGTTGATCCTGGACGCAGACGGAGCCCCGCTGCCGGCGGGCGAGACCGGTGAGATCGTCGCCGTCGGCCCGCACGTGATGCCCGGCTACTGGCGAAACCCCGAACTGAGCGCCAAGACCTTCCGCCCGGGCCCGGACGACGGCGCCCTGCGCCTGCACACGGGCGACTACGGCTGGCTCGACGAGGACGGCTACCTCTACTTCGACGGCCGCCGCGACGACATGTTCAAGCGCAAGGGCGTCCGGATGAGCACCACCGAGATCGAGTCCGCCGCCGCCGACATCCACGGCGTCCGCGCGGCCGTGGTGCTGCCGCCCACCGACGAGCGCGACCTCGTGCTGTTCGTCGAGGCCGACCGGGCCAAGCACGAGATCCTGCGCGAGCTCACCTTCCGACTGGAGGCCCAGAAGGTGCCCTCCGTCTGCCACGTCCTCGACGCGATCCCGCTCACGCCGAACGGCAAGAACGACAAGAAGGAGCTGGCCCGGCTTCTTGAGGAGACCTCCAAATGA
- a CDS encoding AMP-binding protein, protein MRAPAEHALYARFLRGLAKSPDRAAVRVGTESLTYAHAHELALRWAGALTADAAGPPRAVGVLASKGVTAYVGILAALYAGAAVVPLRPDFPQARTRGMLDAAPLSAVIADAGGGAQLPALLGPDSAVPVLLADSDAALGGGLRRIVPDQRHALAEPRPVGPGDIAYMLFTSGSTGRPKGVPLTHGNTSHYFGLLDERYDFTADDVFSQTFDLNFDCSLFDLFCAWGAGATALVIPAQGYRDLPGFLTEHRVSVWFSTPGAISLARRTGGLAAGSLPSLRWSFFAGEALKCQDAEAWQRAASGSVLENLYGPTEFTVTIAAHRWDPVRSPELGANGIVPIGAVHAGHEHLLLDADDNEAATEGELVISGPQMAPGYLDPDDERGRFVERDSRLWYRTGDRVRRVGGGELAYLGRLDAQVQIQGWRVELAEIDHALGAVEGVGEAVTVDAATDEGTQLVVFYIGQQPVRPVEFARKLSEVLPRGLLPRRYELLDEFPVNANRKIDRKELRNRAGDLLRAGNGRSGNRGD, encoded by the coding sequence GTGCGGGCACCAGCTGAGCACGCGCTGTACGCGCGCTTCCTGCGCGGACTGGCCAAGTCGCCGGACCGCGCCGCGGTGCGCGTCGGCACGGAGTCCCTCACGTACGCGCACGCCCACGAACTGGCGCTCCGCTGGGCGGGCGCCCTCACTGCCGACGCGGCCGGCCCGCCCAGGGCCGTCGGCGTACTGGCGTCGAAGGGAGTCACGGCGTACGTGGGCATCCTCGCGGCGCTGTACGCCGGCGCCGCCGTGGTGCCGCTGCGCCCCGACTTCCCACAGGCCCGCACCCGGGGCATGCTCGACGCGGCGCCGCTCTCCGCGGTGATCGCCGACGCCGGTGGCGGCGCACAACTGCCGGCGCTGCTCGGCCCGGACAGCGCCGTCCCGGTCCTGCTCGCCGACTCCGACGCCGCACTCGGCGGCGGGCTGCGCCGGATCGTGCCCGACCAACGGCACGCACTTGCGGAGCCCCGGCCGGTCGGGCCGGGCGACATCGCGTACATGCTGTTCACCTCGGGCTCGACCGGCCGCCCCAAGGGCGTCCCGCTCACGCACGGAAACACCAGCCACTACTTCGGTCTCCTCGACGAGCGGTACGACTTCACCGCCGACGACGTCTTCTCGCAGACCTTCGACCTGAACTTCGACTGCTCGCTGTTCGACCTGTTCTGCGCCTGGGGCGCCGGTGCGACCGCACTCGTCATCCCGGCCCAGGGGTACCGCGACCTGCCGGGCTTCCTGACCGAGCACCGGGTGAGCGTGTGGTTCTCGACACCGGGCGCCATCTCGCTGGCCCGCCGCACGGGCGGGCTCGCGGCCGGCTCGCTACCGTCCCTGCGCTGGAGCTTCTTCGCGGGCGAAGCACTCAAGTGCCAGGATGCCGAAGCGTGGCAGCGGGCGGCCTCCGGATCCGTGCTGGAGAACCTGTACGGGCCAACCGAGTTCACCGTCACCATCGCCGCACACCGCTGGGACCCGGTCCGCTCGCCGGAGCTGGGCGCCAACGGGATCGTGCCGATCGGCGCCGTACACGCGGGACACGAGCACCTGCTCCTCGACGCGGACGACAACGAGGCCGCGACCGAGGGCGAACTGGTCATCTCAGGACCGCAGATGGCGCCCGGCTACCTCGACCCCGACGACGAACGGGGCCGGTTCGTGGAGCGCGACTCGCGACTCTGGTACCGCACCGGCGACCGGGTCCGTCGCGTCGGAGGCGGTGAACTCGCCTACCTGGGACGGCTCGACGCCCAGGTCCAGATCCAGGGCTGGCGCGTCGAACTCGCCGAGATCGACCACGCCCTCGGTGCGGTCGAAGGGGTCGGCGAGGCGGTGACCGTGGACGCGGCCACCGACGAGGGAACCCAACTCGTTGTCTTCTACATCGGTCAGCAACCCGTACGTCCCGTCGAGTTCGCCAGGAAGCTGAGCGAAGTGCTCCCGCGCGGGCTGCTGCCCAGGCGTTATGAACTCCTCGATGAATTCCCTGTGAACGCCAACCGGAAAATCGACCGCAAAGAACTGCGGAATCGTGCTGGTGACCTGCTGCGTGCCGGGAATGGCCGGAGCGGCAATAGGGGGGATTAG
- a CDS encoding type III PLP-dependent enzyme — MTRYADLVERHGTPAYVYDLNRVEAARDDLFAALPEEFELFSAVKANPHPEVIRALRQGGNRACRAEISSTGELDAALSAGFDPGECLYTGPGKTDGELDEAIAKGVRMFSVESLTDLQHIGAVALRLGVVAQALLRINSASASATTSIRMTGAPSQFGIDSETLVEQIPLLRAVEGTEIVGAHFFPLSNARDEDALIGEFQHTIAQAARTFHDIGLDEPRFLDIGGGFSVPYAVPGERPVYGRLREALSQTLDEHFPRWREGFPKVACESGRYLVGDSGTLLAGVVNIKESRGRKFVILDAGINTFGGMSGLGRLLPVAVSPDTAGASPESVESWEKSSLVGPLCTPGDVLGRSVALPPLEAGDVIEIPNAGAYGPTSSLLMFLGRPAPVEIVVRGDEVVSVSRIEHHRTYA; from the coding sequence ATGACCCGTTACGCCGACCTCGTGGAGCGCCATGGCACTCCGGCCTACGTCTATGACCTGAACCGGGTCGAGGCCGCGAGGGACGACCTGTTCGCCGCCCTGCCCGAGGAGTTCGAGCTCTTCAGCGCGGTCAAGGCCAACCCGCACCCGGAGGTCATCCGGGCGCTGCGGCAGGGCGGCAACCGTGCCTGCCGCGCCGAAATCAGCTCGACGGGTGAGCTGGACGCCGCCCTGAGCGCCGGCTTCGACCCCGGCGAGTGCCTCTACACCGGACCGGGCAAGACCGACGGCGAACTCGACGAAGCCATCGCCAAAGGCGTGCGGATGTTCTCCGTGGAGTCCCTCACCGACCTCCAGCACATCGGTGCCGTGGCCCTCCGTCTCGGGGTCGTGGCCCAGGCCCTGCTCCGCATCAACAGCGCGTCGGCCAGCGCCACCACCAGCATCCGGATGACCGGCGCCCCCTCCCAGTTCGGCATCGACAGCGAGACCCTCGTCGAGCAGATCCCGCTGCTCAGGGCCGTCGAGGGCACGGAGATCGTGGGTGCCCACTTCTTCCCGCTGAGCAACGCCCGCGACGAGGACGCCCTCATCGGCGAGTTCCAGCACACCATCGCCCAGGCGGCCAGGACCTTCCACGACATCGGGCTCGACGAGCCCCGCTTCCTGGACATCGGCGGCGGCTTCTCCGTGCCGTACGCGGTTCCCGGCGAGCGTCCCGTCTACGGCCGGCTCCGCGAAGCGCTGTCGCAGACCCTCGACGAGCACTTCCCGCGCTGGCGCGAAGGCTTTCCCAAGGTGGCCTGCGAGTCCGGCCGCTACCTCGTCGGCGACAGCGGCACGCTGCTGGCCGGGGTGGTCAACATCAAGGAGAGCCGGGGCCGCAAGTTCGTCATCCTCGACGCGGGCATCAACACCTTCGGCGGGATGTCCGGCCTCGGCCGGCTACTGCCGGTGGCGGTCAGCCCCGACACCGCGGGCGCTTCCCCGGAGTCGGTGGAGAGCTGGGAGAAGTCCAGCCTCGTCGGCCCGCTCTGCACCCCCGGCGACGTGCTCGGCCGGTCGGTGGCGCTGCCGCCGCTGGAGGCCGGAGACGTCATCGAGATCCCCAACGCCGGTGCCTACGGACCCACGTCCAGCCTGCTGATGTTTCTCGGCAGGCCCGCCCCCGTCGAAATCGTGGTGCGGGGCGACGAGGTCGTCTCCGTGTCCCGCATCGAGCACCATAGGACGTACGCATGA
- a CDS encoding methylaspartate mutase — MQGAHSDFGSFVRAAHRAGRLVVQPRMGFSDPAQMRRGLAATKGADATTVGTLTIDAYTRVGDTAAVDEALRRGTGINGFPIVNYGAHTTRDMLDGIHGPDFPVQVRHGSAKPFDIFAATVRAGLSASEGGPVSYCLPYGRTPLDQSVREWDRSTLFLAQLRGMGVDPHLETFGGCMLGQLCPPSLLVAISALEALFFYRHGIRSISVSYAQQTHFGQDIEAVAALRALCAELLPAATWHVVIYTYMGVYPTTDGGSYRLLGQAAQLAAATGSERIIVKTVAESRRIPTIEENIEALEHATRAATAFPGGARPGNSTDSQVYAEAHALVAAVLDLHDDVGQALILAFKRGLLDVPYCVHPDNMGRTRSYIDDTGRLRWATTGELPIGHLVESSGNRRVTSGELLGALSYVSHKFDTEAMEKPLPTKGSTSLR; from the coding sequence GTGCAGGGCGCCCACTCGGACTTCGGCAGCTTCGTGCGCGCCGCGCACCGGGCGGGGCGCCTCGTGGTCCAGCCGCGGATGGGGTTCAGCGACCCGGCACAGATGCGCCGGGGTCTCGCGGCCACCAAGGGGGCCGACGCCACCACGGTCGGCACCCTCACCATCGACGCCTACACCCGGGTCGGCGACACCGCGGCCGTCGACGAGGCGCTGCGGCGGGGCACCGGCATCAACGGCTTCCCGATCGTCAACTACGGCGCGCACACGACCCGGGACATGCTCGACGGCATCCACGGCCCCGACTTCCCGGTACAGGTGAGGCACGGCTCGGCGAAGCCCTTCGACATCTTCGCCGCCACGGTCCGGGCCGGCCTCAGCGCCTCCGAGGGCGGCCCGGTCTCCTACTGCCTGCCGTACGGGCGCACCCCGCTCGACCAGTCGGTGCGCGAATGGGACCGCTCCACCCTCTTCCTCGCGCAACTGCGCGGCATGGGCGTGGACCCGCATCTGGAGACCTTCGGCGGATGCATGCTCGGCCAGCTCTGCCCGCCGAGCCTGCTGGTGGCGATCAGTGCCCTGGAGGCACTGTTCTTCTACCGGCACGGCATCCGCAGCATCTCCGTCAGCTACGCCCAACAGACCCACTTCGGTCAGGACATCGAGGCCGTCGCCGCGCTGCGGGCACTCTGCGCCGAGCTGCTGCCCGCCGCGACCTGGCACGTCGTGATCTACACCTACATGGGCGTGTACCCCACCACCGACGGCGGCTCCTACCGGCTGCTGGGGCAGGCCGCCCAACTGGCCGCCGCCACCGGGTCGGAGCGGATCATCGTGAAGACCGTCGCGGAATCCCGTCGCATCCCCACGATCGAGGAGAACATCGAGGCCCTCGAACACGCCACCAGGGCCGCCACGGCGTTCCCCGGTGGTGCACGGCCGGGGAATTCCACGGATTCCCAGGTGTACGCAGAGGCGCACGCACTCGTCGCCGCCGTGCTCGATCTCCACGACGACGTGGGGCAGGCCCTGATCCTCGCCTTCAAGCGCGGTCTTCTCGACGTTCCTTACTGCGTGCACCCCGACAACATGGGGCGCACCCGCAGCTATATCGACGACACCGGCAGGCTGCGCTGGGCGACGACCGGAGAACTGCCGATCGGGCACCTCGTGGAAAGCTCCGGCAACCGGCGGGTCACCTCGGGAGAACTCCTGGGCGCGCTCTCCTACGTATCGCACAAATTCGACACCGAAGCCATGGAGAAACCGCTCCCGACCAAGGGTTCGACCTCCCTCCGGTAG